The genome window GTAATGTCAACACATTGACTGAAATACTCgtgctgctaaaacactcgactactgctactccaacttccaggatgcctacaaggccctccctttggcaaatctgaactccattttgctcctcccttcctataggcaggaACTCAAACAGAAAGTACCCATGCTGaagtctatccaacgctggtctgaccaatcggaatccacgcttcaagaatgTTTTGATCaagcggactgggatatgttccaggtagcctccgAGAATAGCATTGACAAAtacactgatacggtgactgagtttatcaggaagtgtataggagatgtaccCACTGACTAtttaaaccctaccctaaccagaaaccgtggacagatggcagcattcacacaCGACTGAAAGCGCAACACCACATTTAACTATGGCAAGGTGGCtaggaatatggccgaatacaaacagtgtagttattccctccgtaaggcaatcaaacagtcaaacgtcagtatagagaaagtggagtcgcaattcaatgatgtttacatatctggcattactcatctcaaatgtaaatactgttttctatactattctactgcatcttagtccgttccgctctgacatcgctcgtctatgtgtatatagtcttaattccttacttagatttgtgtgtattgggtatatgttgtgtaatttcttagatattactgcaatgtcggagctagaagcacaagcattttgctacacctgcaaaaacatctgctaatcacgtgtatgtgaccaataaaattagatttgagatgttcgtccttctggaaggttctcccatctccacagaggaactctggtgctctgtcagtgaccatcgagttcttggtcaccttcctgaccaagggtCTTAATCCCAGATTGCtgagtttggctgggtggccagctctagggagagtcATGGTGTTTTCAatcttcttccattgaagaacgaTGGAGGCAACTGTTCTTGAGGAccctcaatgctgcagaaatgttttggtacccttccccagatctgttcctggacacaatcctgtctcagagctctatggacaattccttcattctcatagcttggtttttgctctgacatgcactgtcaactgtgggaccttatatagacaggtgtgtgcctttccaaatcatgtccaatcaattgaatttaccacaggtggactccaagttctaggaacatctcaaggatgatcagtggaaacggGATACTTTTGCAAGAATTTCTAAAATcttgtttttgcttcgtcattattagaggtcggccgattaatcggaatggctgatttaattagggccgattcaagttttcataacaatcggtatttttggacaccgatttgcccttctttttttttaacgaggcaagtcagttaagaacacattcttattttcaatgacggcctaggaacggtgggttaactgccttgttcaggggcagaacgacagatttttaccttgtcagctcgaggattcaatcttgcaaccttaaggttaactagtccaacactctaaccacctgctttacattgcactccacgaggagcctgcctgttacacgaatgcagtaagaagccaaggtaagttgctagctagcttttaaacttatcttataaaaaacaatcaatcaatcattatcactagttaactacacatggttgataatattactagtttatctagcctgtcctgcgctgcatataatcgatgcggtgcgcatttgcgaaaaaagactgtcattgctccaacgtgtacctaaccataaacatcaatgtctttcttaaaatcaatacacaagtatatatttttaaacttgcatatttagttaatattgcctgctaacatgaatttcttttcactagggaaaatgtgtcacctcttgcaacagagtcagtgtatatgcagcagtttgcgCCGCCTGGCTTATTGCGAACTGTGTttagactatttcttcctaacaaagacagccaacttcgccaaacgggatgttttaacaaaagcgcatttgcgaaaaaagcacaatcgtagcacgactgtacctaaccataaacatcaatgcctttcttaaaatcaatacacagaagcaTATATTTCTAAACCTGCATATTGAGCTAAAAGccatccaggttagcaggcaatattaaccaggtgaaattgtcacttgtcttgcgttcattgcacgcagcgtcggggtatatgcaacagtttgggccacctggcttgttgcaaactaatttgccagaattttacatgattatgacataacattgaaggttgtgcaatgtaacaggaatatttagacttagggatgccacccgttagataaaatacggaacggttccgtatttcactgaaaaaaaaaaaaaagtttggttTTCGAGAGTTACCAGATTCTACCATATTtatgaccaaaggctcatatttctgtgtgtttattataattaagtctatgatttgatagagcagtctgactgagcggtggtaggcaccagcaggctcataagcattcattcaaacagcactttcgtgcgttttgccaacagctcttcgcaatgcttcaagcattgcgctgtttatgacttcaagccgatCAACTCCCAAGAtaaggctggtgtaaccgatgtgaaatggctagctagttagcggggtgcgcgctaatagcgtttcaaacatcactcgctctgagacttggagtagttgttccccttgctctgcatgggtaacgctgcttcgagggtggctgttgtcgatgtgttcctggtttgagcccaggtaggggcgaggagagggacggaagctatactgttacactggcaatactaaagtgcctataagaacatccagtagtcaaaagtatatgaaatgcaaatcgtatagagagaaatagtcctataataactacaacctaaaacttcttacctgggaatattgaagacacatgttaaaaggaaccaccagctttcataggttctgtcacggttgttggttaaggaggaccaaaacgcagcaggtatgtgtaagctcatcttgagGTTTATTGactccaaaaatatatatatatatgagagagagagagatcctggcGAAGGTGGAGACTGCCTCTGTACAGGCGTACATTATCCTAAAGACAGTCCAGGCTGAGGGTGGGACAGTAGGCCAGGTGCACGTTGGACTATAGCACACAGTCCCGAGAGAGGCTGGCATTTACCCTCTGGATGGTGGCAGGGTGGAAATCTCTCCTCTGGAGCAGGGTAGACGTTACTGTCTTTGCAAGGGGGGAAATGGTGGATGCcatctctgtcactcccctttgTGATGTGATCACCCTCTCCTGTTGGGCATGCAGGTCATTGGTCCACGTGTGAATGATGATATGACTTGGGGAGACAAGCTGGGCCACAGTAGCTTTGTCCGTTGTGGGGCACCATAACTTTGACATCATTTTATTCGGGAAAAGTTGATGCTCTAATATAAACTTGCCATTTGATTGATGGGAGTAATTACAAGCCATAAGATGGGGATGGAAGGGGTCAGCTTGGTTGGTGCATTGTTTGGTTGGATTGGTTTGTAGGTTCTGATTCAGCTGTTGGCCTGGTCCAAGGTGTTTGTGGAACTAGAGTGGATGGTGGTAGCTGAGAAATACTTGCCTTGGCTCATGTAGCTCCTTCTACAGGTCCTGCATGTGGCCAGTGTTGACTGTACTGGACAGTTCCTCTCTAAGTCTGCGGACTTCCATCCTGAGAGCCTGGTTGTCCTCCTCAACATTTTTCATTGCACACTGCTGCTCCCGGATCTCCTCCCTATGCTGACGCACCAGGCTGATCATCTCCTCTATAAGATGCTGTGGTACTGCAGGTGTCACGTGTGAGAGAGGCATGCTCAGGGCTGTGTCTGCTgcaggtgatggagggagagggacacTGGGGACTACATACTGGGGCACAGAGGCTGTGGAGACTGTTGTAGGTGGTGACAGTGGAGATGTTGTAAGTACAGCAACAAGAGGTTTTATTTAGTTGAAGTAGTAGatccaatcaatcagaaataTTTGGTCTCGCCTCCtgagtggggcagcggtctaaggcagtgctagaggcatcgcTACAGAACCGGGTTCAATCCCTGGTGCGGCTGGCTTACGGGtgaagcgagcagtgtgtcaagaagcagtgcagcttgacAGGGTTGTATTTCGgaaggacacatggctctcgaccttcgcctctcccaaggccgcactggagttgcagcgatgggacaagactgttaattaccaattggatatcatgaaatagGGGggttataaatatatatttggtCTAATGATATTCTATGTACAATACTTCTGCGGTCAACAGGACAGAACTAGCCCGTCCCCCTCTACCCTGCCAGAGTCCCCGGGTTGCAACTCTCCCGGTAGCGCCTTACTGCAGGGTCTGAAGAGGGTGTCTTCGTTGCTGATCGACTGCAGGAAAACACCAGGGCAGAGTGGAACTTCGAGAGGTGGACACGAGGAAGATGGAGATTTGATTTCATCAAGTAAGAACAATGTTGTATGTGGATTAGACTACAATCTGCTTCTGAAACTTCTGTTAATTGATTGATAAACAATGTACACTCaatgccagtttattaggtacacccatcttgTACCGGATCAGAGCCGCCTtttcctccagaacagcctgaattcttcgggacatggattctacaaggtgaaTTGATCCATGCTGACGTgatggcatcacgcagttgctgcagattggacagcgTCACATTCATGCTGCCaacagcccgttccatctcaCCCCAAAGATACTCTATTGGGTTTGGTCGCAAACAATGTTCAGATTGGCTGTGGCGTTAaatcgttgctcaattggtatcaaggaaGACGTGTGCCAGGAAgacattccccacaccagtacACCGCCGCCAGGCTGGATGGGTCCATGGGCTCATGCTTTGCACACCAAATCCagactgccatcagcatgacgcaacaacAAACGGGTTTTGTCGGACTAGGTAATGTTTTCCaatcctcaattgtccagtgttgatgGCGTGCCCTCTGGAGCCGTTTCTTGTTTTTAGCtaataggagtggaacccggtgtggttctCTTCTGTAATAGCCCACCCGTGTGAGGATCAACTAGTTATGCATTCCgtgatgccgttctgcacaccactgttgtactgcgctgttatttttttctggcccgcctgttagctggcacgattcttgccattctccttcaacctctcttatcaacgagctgttttcacccacaggactgccactgacaTTGTATTTTGTTTGTCACTCGTTTTGCCTATTCTAATGTTTAATCAAACCGTAACTGAAtgtctctacctgtctgcctgttttaGGTAGCAAGCCACAGCCACGTGACTCATTGTctgtaggtgtacctaataaactggtcacTGAGTGTACTGTATTTATTGATGATCATTTTTGTTTATGGACCCGTATTTCATAAACCTTGTTATTCAATGTCTTTGTTTCACAGGGGACACACCTAAACGTGGTTATCTCGGTGGCAGGGGCTTATCTGCTCAACGTCCATCACATgttgctgacgaggcagagaagtgTCTCTCCAGGTCAGAACACTTCAAGAAACATCAGCAGAGATGTATAGGGAAGAAACGTcaccactgctgctctgactgtgggaagaattTCACTAGCCGGAGTTGCTTCATTATTCACCAGCGGATTCACACCGGCGAGAGACCGTACTTctgctctcagtgtgggaagagGCACATCTCTGCAGGGCGTCTTAAAGAACACCAAAGaatccatacaggagagaaaccttacagatGCTcacagtgtgggaagagttttgctctaTCTGGCACCTTAAAATCTCATCTGAGaatccatacaggagagaaaccgtactgctgctctcagtgtgggaggagttttactgtATCTACAGCCTTAAAATCTCATCTGAGAgtccatacaggagagaaaccgtactgCTGCTCtcaatgtgggaagggttttacTGTATCTAGCGCCTTAAAATCGCATTTGATCATTCATACTGGCGAGAGGCCTTACCCCTGCCTTCGTTGTGGGAAAAGCTTTGTTAGTGCAGGAAACCTAACTGTACACAAGCGGATACATACTGGAGAGaggccttatagctgtgatcagtgtggaaaGAGCTTTGCTCTAGCTTCCGTGCTGACTTCACACCGGCGCATACACACTGGaaagaaaccttatagctgtgaacagtgtgggaagagctttgccGTCGCTTCCTccctgactagacaccagcgaacacacactggagagaagccttatgtTTGTCTATGTGGAAAGAGCTTTGCTCAGTTAGGGACAATGAAAAGTCACCAGAAAACAAAAACGTGCCCTATTTCATCTCCCTCCTATACGGCACCAGTTCCAGATCCCTAAATAAACAATCAATAAAAAAAACTTCTAGTGAACTGGCATATCCATCTCCCATTGTTAAACATTTGCCATAGTCTGATTACCATGGTAACCTCTGTGGAGCATAATATGCagctctgatctaggatcaggtctcccctgTGTCTATGTAATATCATACATTGGGATTTAAATGGATAAATGTTATCACAGAAGATGTCATagtcaacctgtgtgtgtgtgtgctcataaAACTAATCAATGATACGTTGGATAATCGATCAAGGCAAGAACTATGCATATTGTCTTGTAACACCGGTTAATGTAATAACTTTTAGATTTGTAATGTAATATCTTGTACCCCAGAAATGgaacgtaaatcacagaaaatagatgctgtggtggcagctgcagagattTATTTGGGTAtatgagatttgacttcagaagagttacatGGCGTGTTGAAGGGTGATGTCCCGTCCTCCCAGCCTGTTGggatggtgcaggagcagatagggtcaaagtagtggaatggggtagtgggtttttattGCGTAGGTGGCAGCTGCTGAGAAGTACCTGGTTCTACAATGTTTTACTGCAGAAGACTTATAAGATGTTTTGAGAAAGAAATAtacgtaaactcagcaaaaaaagaaacgtcctcacactgtcaactgcgtttattttcagcaaacttaacatatgtaaatatttgtatgaacataaacaactgagacataaactgaacaagttccacagacatttgactaacataaattgaataatgtgtccctgaacaaaggggggggtcaaaatcaaaagtaacagtcagtatctggtgtagccaccagctgcattaagtactgcagtgcatctcctcctcatggactgcaccagatttgccagttcttgctgtgagatgttaccccactcttccaccaaggcacctgcaagttcccggacgtttctggggggaatggccctcaccctccgatccaacaggtcccagacgtgctcaatgggattgcgatccgggctctttgctggccatggcagaacactgacattccagtcttgcaggaaatcacgcacagaacgagcaatatggttggtggcattgtcatgctggagggtcatgtcaggatgagactgcaggaagggtaccacatgatggaggaggatgtcttccctgtaacgcacagcgttgagattgcaggcaatgacaacaagctcagtccgatgatgctgtgacacaccgccccagaccatgacagaccctccacctccaaatcaatcctgctccagagtacaggccttggtgtaacgctcattccttctacgataaacgtgaatccgaccatcacctctggtgagacaaaaccgcgactcgtcagtgaagagcactttctgccagtcctatctggtccagcgacggtgggtttgtgcccataggcgacgttgttgctggtcatgtctggtgaggacctgccttacaacaggcctacaagccctcagtccagcctctctcagcggacagtctgagcactgatggaaggattgtgcgttcctggagtaactcgggtagttgttgttgccatcctgtacctgtcccgcaggtgtgatgttcggatataccgatcctgtgtaggtgttgttacacgtggtctgccactgtgaggacgatcagctgtccgtcctgtctccctgtagcgctgtcttaggcgtttcacaatacggacattgcaatttattgccctggccacatctgcagtcctcatgcctccttgcagcatgcctaaggcacgttcacgcagatgagcagggaccctgggcatctttcttttggtgtttttcagagtcagtagaaaggcctctctttagtgtcctaagtttttataactgtgaccttaattgcctaccgtctgtaagctgttagtgtcttaacgaccgctccacaggtgcatgttgatgaattgtttatggttcaatgaacaagcatgggaaacagtgtttaaaccctttacaatgaaaatctgtgaagttatttgggtttttacgaatgatctttgaaagacagggtcctgaaaaagtgccatttcttttttttactgagtgttacagttgaagtcggaagtttacatataccttagccaaatgcattcaaactcagtttttcacaattcctgacatataatcctagtaaaaatgccctgtcttaggtcagttaggatcaccactttattttaagaatgtgaaatgtcagaataatagtagagagaatgattgatttatttcagcttttttgttATTGCttgcatcacattcccagtgggtcagaagtttacatacactcaattagtatttggtagcattacctttaaattgtttaacttgggtcaaacatttcgggtagccttccacaagcttcccacaataagttttgggaattttggcccattcctcctgacagagctggtgtaactgagtcaggtttgtaggcatccttgctcgcacatgctttttcagttctgcccacaaattttctataggattgaggtcagggctttgtgatggccgcttaaataccttgactttgttgtccttaagccattttgccacaactttggaagtatgcttggggtcattgtccatttggaagacccatttgcgaccaagctttaacttcctgactgatgtcttgagatgttgcttcaatatatccacataattttcccttcctcatgatgccatctattatgtgaagtgcaccagtccctcctgcagcaaagcacccccacaacaggatgctgccacccctgtgcttcacggttggtatggtgatcttcagcttgcaagcctccccatttttactccaaacataacgatggtcattatggccaaacagttctatttttgtttcatcagaccagaggacatttctccaaaaagtacaatctttgtccacatgtgcagttgcaaaccgtagtctggcttttttattgtagttctggagcagtggcttcttccttgctgagcggcctttcaggttatgttgatataggactcgttttactgtggatatatacttttgtgcctgtttcctccagcatcttcacaaggtcctttgctgttctgggattgatttgcacttttcgcaccaaagtacgttcatctctaggagacagaacgtgtctccttcatgagcggtatgatggctgtgtggtcccatggtgtttatacttgcgtactattgtttgtacagatgaacgtggtaccttcaggcgttttgaaattgctcccaaggatgaaccagacttttggaggccTACAATATATAATCTGGTGCAGTCTTGGCTGATTTGATTTTCCcgagatgtcaagcaaagaggcactgagtttaaggtaggccttgaaatacatccacaggtacacttccaatagGCTAAtcgatatcatttgagtcaattagaagcttctaaagtcatgtcatcattttctggaattttccaagctttttaaaggcacagtcaacttagtgtatgtaaacttctgacccactgaaattgtaatgcagtgaattataagtgaaataatctgtctgtaaacaattgttggaaaaaattcttgtcatgcacaaagtagatgtcct of Salmo trutta chromosome 1, fSalTru1.1, whole genome shotgun sequence contains these proteins:
- the LOC115207970 gene encoding zinc finger protein 239-like isoform X2, yielding MMDRDRTSPSPSTLPESPGCNSPGSALLQGLKRVSSLLIDCRKTPGQSGTSRGGHEEDGDLISSRDTPKRGYLGGRGLSAQRPSHVADEAEKCLSRSEHFKKHQQRCIGKKRHHCCSDCGKNFTSRSCFIIHQRIHTGERPYFCSQCGKRHISAGRLKEHQRIHTGEKPYRCSQCGKSFALSGTLKSHLRIHTGEKPYCCSQCGRSFTVSTALKSHLRVHTGEKPYCCSQCGKGFTVSSALKSHLIIHTGERPYPCLRCGKSFVSAGNLTVHKRIHTGERPYSCDQCGKSFALASVLTSHRRIHTGKKPYSCEQCGKSFAVASSLTRHQRTHTGEKPYVCLCGKSFAQLGTMKSHQKTKTCPISSPSYTAPVPDP
- the LOC115207970 gene encoding zinc finger protein 239-like isoform X1, whose translation is MIFYVQYFCGQQDRTSPSPSTLPESPGCNSPGSALLQGLKRVSSLLIDCRKTPGQSGTSRGGHEEDGDLISSRDTPKRGYLGGRGLSAQRPSHVADEAEKCLSRSEHFKKHQQRCIGKKRHHCCSDCGKNFTSRSCFIIHQRIHTGERPYFCSQCGKRHISAGRLKEHQRIHTGEKPYRCSQCGKSFALSGTLKSHLRIHTGEKPYCCSQCGRSFTVSTALKSHLRVHTGEKPYCCSQCGKGFTVSSALKSHLIIHTGERPYPCLRCGKSFVSAGNLTVHKRIHTGERPYSCDQCGKSFALASVLTSHRRIHTGKKPYSCEQCGKSFAVASSLTRHQRTHTGEKPYVCLCGKSFAQLGTMKSHQKTKTCPISSPSYTAPVPDP